CAATTGTCCTGGGCGGTCTTGGCGAATCCCAGGCCCGGGTCGATGATCAACCGCTGCGCGTCGACACCCGCGGCGACAGCGGCGTCGACCGCGCCGAGCAGTTCGGCCCGCACCTCGGCCACCACGTCGCCGTAACCCGGCGCGTGATGGGGGTGCTCGGCGCTGACCGAACGCCAGTGCATGAGGATCCACGGCACCTGCGCCTCGGCGAGCAGGGGCGCCATGTTCGGGTCGGCCAGGCCACCGGACACGTCGTTGACGATTTGCGCGCCGCTCTCCAGGGCCACCTGCGCCACGTCGGCGTGCATGGTGTCGATGCTGACCGTGATCCCTTGGGAGGCAAGCGCTTCGATCACGGGAGCGACGCGCGCTGCCTCCACCGCGGGGTCGACCCGCACCGCCCCGGGACGCGTCGATTCGCCGCCCACATCGATGATCGCGGCCCCCGCGGCGGCAAGCGCCAGCCCATGTTCGACAGCGCGGTCGCGGTCGATGAACTTGCCGCCATCGGAGAAGGAATCGTCGGTGACGTTCACAACTCCCATGACCTGCAAATGGGTGGGCTTCACTTCCGCAGGATAAGTTCCAGCGCCTCGGCCCGGGATGCCTTGTCGGTCTTGAACTGTCCGCGGACGGCCGAGGTGGTGGTGACCGCGCCGGGCTTCCGGACACCGCGCATGGCCATGCAGAGGTGCTCGGCCTCGATCACCACGATGGCGCCGCGCGGATCGAGCTTGCGCATCAGCGCGTCGGCGATCTGGGCGGTCAGCCGTTCCTGCACCTGCGGGCGCTTCGAGTACAGGTCCACCAGGCGGGCGATCTTCGACAGCCCGGTCACCCGGCCGTCGACCCCGGGGATGTACCCGACGTGGGCCACCCCGTGGAACGACACCAGGTGGTGCTCGCAGGTGGAGTACAGCGGGATCTCCTTGACCAGTACGAGCTCGTCGTGCTCCTCGTCAAAGGTGGTGTTGAGCACCGCGTCCGGGTCGGTGTACAGACCGGCCATCAGCTCCTTGTACGCACGTGCCACGCGAGCCGGGGTGTCGAGCAGACCCTGACGATCAGGGTCTTCACCGATGGCGATCAGCAGCTCACGCACTGCCGCCTCGGCCCGCGGCTGGTCGAACACCCGCGTGGTCGTATCGGTGTTGTTGTGATGCTCGCGCAGCGTCTGCGACATGAAGCCTCCGTTCGTCCGGTCAGCCGTGGGCCGGTGGGTTGGACCGGTCGGAACGGTCGGTCCGCTCAGGGGCACGGTCCTGGCCCGCCTCCTCGTTCGGATTCGGCTGGCCGGGATGAGGATACGGCTGGTACGGGTACGGCTGGGGCTGCTGCCATCCCGACGGGTGCGGCGGCGGGTACCAGTAACCCTGCTGTTGCTGGGGCGGCTGATATCCCGGCTGCGACGGGGCCGGCGGCCAGCCCGGGGCGTGCCAGCCGGCCGGTGCACCGTAGTCGGGCTGGGTCGAACCGTTCTGGTTCGTGCCGTTCGGCGGTGCGCCGTTGGTGCCGGCACCGTTGGTCTCCTTGGCCCGCTCGGCGGCCTCCCGGCTGGCGGCGGCGATGGCGGCCTTGAACGCGGGCTCGGGCACCGGCGGCGGCCACGGCTCGCCACGCTCGATCGCGATCTCGCCCGGCGTCTTGATCGGCGGCTTGTCCGACGGCACCCGGCCACCGAAGTCGTCGAACATGGTCAGCCGCGGACGCTTCTTCACGTCACCGAAGATGGCCTCCAGCTCGGCCCGGTGCAGCGTCTCCTTCTCCAGCAGCTCACCGGCCAAAGTGTCCAGCACATCACGGTATTCGGTGAGGATCTCCCACGCCTCGGTGTGCGCGGCCTCGATCAGCTTGCGCACCTCGTCGTCGATGTCGCGGGCCACCTCGTGGCCGAAGTCGGCCTGGGTGCCCATGGTGCGGCCCAGGAACGGGTCGCCGTGTTCGGTGCCGTAGCGCACCGCACCAAGCTTGGAGCTCATGCCGTACTCGGTGACCATGGCACGGGCGATCTTGGTGGCTTGCTCGATGTCGGACACCGCACCCGTGGTGGGCTCGCGGAAGACCAGCTCCTCGGCAGCGCGGCCGCCCATCGCGAACACCAGCCGGGCGATCATCTCCGAGCGGGTCATCAGACCCTTGTCGTCCTCGGGCACCGCGACGGCGTGACCGCCGGTGCGACCGCGGGCCAGGATGGTGACCTTGTAGATCGGCTCGATGTCCGGCATCGCCCACGCGGCCAGGGTGTGCCCGCCCTCGTGGTAGGCGGTGATCTTCTTTTCCTGCTCGCTGATGATGCGGCCCTTGCGGCGCGGACCACCCACCACCCGGTCCACGGCCTCTTCCAGTGCCGCACCGGTGATGACTGTGCCGTTCTCGCGCGCGGTGAGCAACGCGGCCTCGTTGATGACGTTGGCCAGATCGGCGCCGGACATGCCGACGGTGCGCTTGGCCAGCCCGTCCAGGTCGGCGTCGGGGGCGATCGGCTTGCCCGCGGAGTGCACCTTGAGCACCGCGCGACGGCCGGCCAGGTCGGGGTTGGACACCGGGATCTGGCGGTCGAACCGGCCCGGGCGCAGCAGCGCCGGGTCGAGGATGTCGGGCCGGTTGGTGGCCGCGATCAGGATGACGCCCTGGCGGTCGCCGAAGCCGTCCATCTCGACGAGCAGCTGGTTGAGCGTCTGCTCGCGCTCGTCGTGGCCGCCGCCCATGCCTGCGCCGCGCTGGCGGCCGACAGCGTCGATCTCGTCGACGAAGATGATGCACGGGCTGTTGGCCTTGGCCTGCTCGAACATGTCGCGCACGCGGGAGGCGCCGACACCGACGAACATCTCGACGAAGTCCGAACCGGAGATCGTGAAGAACGGCACCCCGGCCTCGCCGGCCACTGCGCGGGCCAGCAGGGTCTTACCGGTTCCGGGCGGGCCGTAGAGCAGCACGCCGCGGGGGATCTTGGCGCCCAGCGCCTGGTACCGGCTGGGGTTCTGCAGGAAGTCCTTGATCTCGTAGAGCTCTTCGACCGCCTCGTCGACACCGGCCACGTCGGCGAACGTGGTCTTGGGCATGTCCTTGCCCAGCTGCTTGGCCTTCGACTTGCCGAAGCCGAAGCCCATCCGGCCGCCGCCCTGCATGCGGGAGAACATCACGAACAGGCCGACGAGCAACAGCAGCGGCAGCATGTAGATCAACATCGAGCCGAGGAAGCTGCCCTGGTTCACCGTGGTGCCGAACTTGACGTGCTTGGCGTCGAGCTGGTCGACGAGCTTCACCGCGTAACCGGTCGGGTATTTGGTGATGACCTTGTCGGAGTTCTCGGTCTCTTCTTTACCGCTCTTCAGATCGAGACGCAGCTGCTGTTCGCGGTCGTCGATCTGGGCGTTGTTGACGTTGTCGGCGTTGATCTGCGCCACCGCCACCGAGGTGTCGACGGGTTTGTAGCCTCGGGTGTCGTCGCTGAAATAGAAAAACGACCAGCCCAGCAACAGCACGACCGCGATCACGGTCAGCGTACGGATCACATTTTTGCGGTTCATCGATCACTCGGCCGAGTTCGGCCCGGTCCTTCCAACGTGCGCAGTTGAGACATTCAAGGCTACCGCTAGACCAACGTCTGGCAGTTCCCGACGGTATCCGTCGTTACTACGCGCACCTGAAGTGCCCTTACTCACCGGCGATGCCCGCCACCTCCGCGATGACATCGCCGTACCAGCGGAAGAGTTTCAGGGGCTCCGGCTGATCGCCTTGCAGCAGCTCCGACCAGCAATCCGCGACCGCGGCCCGGGCAGCGGTACCGATCCACGGCTGCGGCAACAGTTGGGGCGGCAGCAGCGGATCCGGCTCCACCGCCCGGGTGAACTCCGCTGCCAGCTCGATCGCGATGCTGAGCCGGGTCGCCCGGGCGGCGCCCTGCAACTCCCGCGCCGCTCGTTGCGCCGTCGCCAGCAGGCGACGATGACCGTCGGCGATGCGATCGAGCGGCCACAGGACTTCGGCGAGCGCCCGGGCCTCGGCGACACCGCCGACCGTGAGGTCGGTCGTGGTGAGGGTGGTGACGCGATCGGCAACGCCGAAACGGTCGGCCGCGGCCTGCACGTACGGCTCCCATTCGTTGGGTGAGACATACAGGCCGCCCTGGACGGGAGCACCGCCAAGCCGGACGACGGCGTCGCGCATCGAGTCGCGGGCCGATCGCGCCGATTCACCGATGGCGAAGGCCACCACATGCCAGCGGCCGTCCCAATCGGCCTGCCCACGGTCCTGGGCGTACATGTAGCGGACGAATTCCAGGTCCGGCTCGATGGTGCTGCGCACCTCCGGCGTCGCCCGCAACACCGCCTTGCGCCCGCGGCCGTCCTGGACGAACTGTCCCTCGGCGACCAGACGTTTGATGCACAACCTCACCTGCTGGTCGCTCATGCCGAGAGTGTTCGCGACGTCGTAGAGCTCGCCCGCGTCGACCGTGGCGTCCGCACGGAGCATGCTCTCGACCAGTGTGCGGGTCGGCACAGCGTGGTCGGTTTCAGCTGATACGTCAGGGCTCATCGGTACTCATGGTCCACCACGATCAGCGGTGGTGAACCGGTACGCCCGAGTTCGCGATCGAGGTCGGCGAAGAACCGGTCGCTGTCGATCACCGCGTCGGGCGGGTGCACGCCGGCCCGGCGAGCGGTGCCGTCGACGATCTGGGACATGCCGAGCGCCAACGGAATTCCGGTGGCGCGGGCCATGTCCGTCAACAGCACATCGATGCCGGCCGCTGGATTGAGGTGGGCCAGCACGGCCGAGTCGCGGCCGGACCGATCACCGAACGCGACGGCGAAGAAGGGTGGCAGTGTGCCCGGGCCCTTCATGGTCAGGGCACGCGGCAACGATCGGATGATGCCGGGGAGATCGGGTTCGGCAATACGTCGGGCCGCGGCCTCGTTGGTGAGTCGGCCACCGTCGATGCCCCGGCGCAGCACGTCGAGATAGGCGAGCGCCGACGGGCTGATGACCATGAGGTTGGCCGATTCTCCGGTGGGTTTGAGGGTGCGTTGCAGCGTGACGGGTTCGGGATGCCCGACCGTGTAGGCAGTGCCGCGGCGTCCCCCGGGAACTTTGAGGCTCACGGGCCGCAGTGGCCGCTGTTGGGTCAATGCGCCCGACCGAACCCCGGTGATGGTGCCGCTGCACTGCTGCATCCAGTGCACGGCTGCTGCCGTCGGCGACCCGTCCGGGCCGATGAGCTGTTCGCGGCCGGCTTCCTCACCGCCGGCCGTCACGTCGACCGGCCATGCGGTGTAGACATCGCGCACCGAGTCCAGCAGAGAGGCCGCCGCCGCTGCGAGCAGATTGCTCACGCCCGGGCTCGCGCCCATGCCGATGACGGCCGTCACTCCCGCGGCACGGGCCGGTGCGTCCAGTTCCAGCATCTGCACGGTGGGTTCCCAGTCATCGCAGATGTCGACATAGTGCGTGCCTGTCTCGATCGCGGCCCGCAACACCGTCAGCCCGAATCGGTAATACGGGCCGACGGTGTTGAGCACCAGGTCGGCTTCGCCGAGCGCATCGAGCAGTCCGGTGGCGTCGGTGACATCGACCCGGCGAGCGCTGACGTGAACGGATGCATCGGCCAACTCGCGGGCGAGGCCCTCGGCCGCCGCGAGATCACGGTCGGCGACGACGATGTGCTCGACGCCGACGCCGTGCGCAGCGGTCCGTACCGCGACGGCGCCCATCGCTCCGGCGCCGCCCAGGGCTAGAACTCTCATGGCGTGGTCCTTTCGGGTTGGGTTTCGACGAATCGCCGGAGGGCGTCGAGGTAGCCGAGTGCGTAGAGCGATCGCGGCGCGAACACCGCCACCAGGAACGACCGAACGCCTTGGTGGTGGTCCAGCGGGGCCTTGGCGATGCTGTGCGAGGCATCCGGAAACGTCTGGACGGTCAGCAGGTTCGGCGGCACCTGCGCGCGGTAGACCCGCTCGGTTTCGGCCACGTCGACATTCCGGTCCTCGGCTCCCAGCATCAGCAGGACCGGGATCTTGATCTTGGCCAGCTGCGGCGTCACGTCGGACGTGTAGTTGGTCCGCACGAATCCCCACCGGTCGGCGGACATCGGCGGGTCGTCGATCCCGCTCGCGACATACCGGCCGTAGTCGGCGTCGGCGCGCAGCAGTCGCACCGATTCGGCCCGCCGATGCAGCGCTGCGGCGATCTCGGCGTCTCCGGCTCCCTGCGCCCGCAGTTCGGCCAGCAGGTTGTATTCGCCTTGGCGCAGCCAGTTGATCGCCGGGCCGACCAGGATCATGAATTGCAACTCGGGGTGGTTCACGGCCACCTCGGGCAGCACCCAGCCGGCCTGGCTGATGCCCCACAGCCCGATGCGACGCGGATCGATGTCGCCGCGGCCGCGGGCCCAGGTCAGCACAGACTCCGTCTCGACGGCACGGTCATGCATGCTCTGATGCAGCCAATTACCCTGCGCCCCTTGTACACCGGGCTTGTTCCAGGAAACCGAGGCATAACCGGCCCGGGCGAACGACTCCCACAGCGGCCGGTAGAACGAGTCGCGGGATGCGTCAGCCGGCCCGTCGCCGTGCACGAAAACCACAAGACCGTACGGCTTTTCGCCACGGGTCGGCAGGGCCAGGATCGCATCGAGCGACTGCGCCGAGCCGGGTATCTCCACCCGAACTTCAGTGATGTCGAAGTCGTTCTGATACAGCACCACACCGCCGAGAGCTGCCGCGACGAGGCAGCAGACGGCGATCACCCGGAGGCAGACGCGGAACATGAAACTATCGTACGGTAAACGTCCGTTTCTATTTCGATAGTTTTTGATAGGCAGGCTTACCATGCCACCGGTCCTGTGCTTGGCTGTGACCGTGCCCATACCGACCGAACGGTTCGTCCGAACCAATGGCGTGACGTTGAAGGTGCTGGAGGCGGGAGAACCCGGAAATCCGGTGGTGGTGCTGACCCACGGATTTCCCGAGCTGGCCTATTCGTGGCGTCACCAGATCCCCGTGCTGGCGGCGGCCGGCTACCACGTTATCGCCCCTGACCAGCGCGGATATGGCGGCTCGTCGCGGCCCGACGGGATCGATGCCTACAACATCGTCGAGCTGACCGCCGACATCGCCGGGTTGCTCGATGACGTCGGCGCCGAACGCGCGATCCTCATCGGCCACGACTGGGGCTCCCCCGTCGCCACCAACTTTCCGTTGTTCTTCCCCGATCGCGTGAGCGCGGTGGCGGCGCTGAGTGTGCCCCCGGTTCCACGGGCGTCCGGGCCGCCGACGCAGATCTGGCGCCGCATCGTCGGCGACAACTTCTTCTACATCCTCTACTTCCAGGAACCGGGTGTGGCCGACGCCGCGCTGGGCGCCGATGTCCGCGAGTCGATGCGACGCATGGTCACGATGGAAGGAGTCAGCGCTCCGCCGGAGCAGCTGACCGGGCAACCGGTGCCGCCGCTGCCGGACTGGATCAGCGCCGACGAATTCGAGCATTACGTGGCGGCGTTCAGTGAGACCGGCTTCACCGGGCCGCTGAACTGGTACCGCAACTTCGACCGCAACTGGGAACTCACCGAGAACACCCCCGCGCCGACCATCACGGTGCCGGTGCTGTTCCTGGCCGGCACCGCCGACCCGGTGCTCGGGTTCACCCCGCGCGACCGGGTGCACCACGTGGCCACCGGCGATTACCGCGAGGTGCTGATCGACGGCGCCGGGCACTGGCTGCAGCAGGAACGGCCCGACGAGGTCAACACAGCGCTGCTGGAGTTCCTGGAGACGCTCTGATGTCCCGGTAGGGTTCGGACATGCCGATCGCCGGAAATGCGAAGTTGCGGGTCCTCGGTGTTGCCGCGGCGGGATTGGTCGCCGTCAGCGCAAGCGCGTGCGACACGACGTCAGGCCCCGCCGGAGGCGCGCCGGACGGCGCTCGGCAGGTGACCGTCGTCGGATCCGGGCACGTCCAGGGCGTGCCCGACACCCTGACCGCCGATGTGGCGATGGAGTTCACCGCCCCCGACGTCTCGGGCGCGCTCAACCAGTCCAGCCAGCGCCAGCAGGCCGTGATCGATGCGCTCGTCGGATCGGGTGTAGACCGCAAGGACATCAGCACCACGCAGGTCAGCGTGCAACCGCAGTTCACCGACAACACGATCACGGGCTACCGGGCCAGCAATGCGATCAAGGTCAAGATCCGCGACACCGCCAAGGCGTCGCAGACCCTGGCGCTGATCGCGAGCACCGGAGGCGACGCCACCCGCATCAACTCGGTCGACTACTCGATCGAGGACGATTCGGATCTGGTGCGCGACGCCCGCGCCCGGGCTTTCGATGACGCCAAGAACCGCGCCGACCAGTACGCCGGGTTGTCGGGACTTCGCCTGGGCAAGGTGATCTCGATATCCGAGCAGTCCGGTGGCTCGACGCCGCCCACGCCCACCCCGATGCCGCGCGCGGCGATGCAGGCCGTCCCGCTGGAACCCGGTCAGCAGACCGTGGACTTCTCGGTGACGGTGGTCTGGGAGCTGACCTGACCCTTCCGCCGAAACGGTATTCCAGCAGAGAAAGTGCGAGTAAACGCCTGCCGGAATGCCGTTTCGGCGGAAGTGGGGCTCAGCCCGCGGGCGCGATGTCGACGGGGATTCCGTTGAGCACCGCGGTGCCCGACAACGGATCCAGATGCGTTCCGTCGTTGAGCTGGTTGACATTCGCCCCGGGGTGGCTGGCGGCGAGTTGCTGACCGGTACCGCCGCGGTCGTGACCCCAGCCGTGGGGTAGCGAGACCACGCCACGCCGCATGCCGTCATCGACTTCGATCGGGGCGAGCAGTTCACCGCCCGGGCCCTTGATCACCGCGATGTCGGTGAGCCCCAGATCGGCTGCATCGTCGGGATGGATCTGCAGCGTGCACCGGTTGGAGCCGCCCGACAGCGCCGGGACGTTGTGCATCCAGCTGTTGTTGGACCGCAGGTGGCGCCGGCCGATCAGCAAGAACCCGCCGGCCGTGCGGCCCAGCGCGTCGCGCAGCCGCGCCACGTCGGCGACGATCGGCTCGGGCGCGAGTTCGATTCGTCCACTTGGGGTTCGGAGAATCTCGGGGATCCGCGACCGCAGCGGCCCGAGGTCGATCCCGTGCGGGTTGGCCTTCAGCCGCTCCATGGTCAGCCCGTCGGGCTCGGCGCCGAACGCGTCGCCGTAGGGTCCGAGCCGCAGCATCATGTCGAGGCGTCGTTCATATCCGGGACCCGGGTACAGCATCGCGGTGAGCTCGTCGACGTCACGCCCCGCCACCGGCGAATTCGGATCGGCGGTCTCCTTCGCCAGCGTCGTCGCGATCACCTGCGCGTCCACCAGCGCCGGGTCCCCGGCGGCACCGATGCCGTAGAGAATCAGGGCCAGCCGGGACAGGATCTCGGGCTCGTCGGGCCGACCGTCCAGCGGCAGCGCCGGCGACGAGTACCGCACGTTGTTGCGGACCGCGAGATTGTTCAGCGCGACATCGAAGTGCGCACTGCGGGACGGCGGGGGCGGCGGAAGGATGACGTCGGCGTGACGGGTGGTCTCGTTCAGGTAGGGGTCGACGCTCAGCATGAAATCGACGCGCTCCAGCGCCTTGTCGAGGCGGTCACCGTCCGGTGCGGACAGCACCGGGTTCCCCGCGATGGTGATCATCGCCTTGATCTGGCCCTCGCCCGCGGTGTCGATCTCCTCGGCGAGCGCGGCCGCAGGCAGTTCGGAGAGCGCCTCGGGGTAGCCCGAGACGCGGCTGGCCCACCGTCCGGTCTTGAAGCCGCGTCCCGGTTTCGGCGGGCGCGGCGCGGGGGCCGTCGCACCGAGCGCGAACATGGCTCCGCCGGGACGGTCGAAATTGCCGGTGAGGATGTTGATCACGTCGACGAGCCAGCTGCCGATGGTGCCGAACTCGACCGTGGAGGTACCGATCCGGCCGTAGACGGCCGCCGTCGGGGCTGCCGCGAGTTCGCGGGCCAGTTCCCGGATCTCGGCGGCGCCGACGCCGCAGGCCTGCTCGACGGCCTCGGGTGAGAATTCGTCGGCCAGTCCGCGGAGCTCCTCGAGGCCGGCGACGTGCTCGCCGAGCTCGCCCAGATAGACGAGGTCCTCGTCGAACAGCACGTGCACGATCGCGAACAGCAGTGCCGCGTCGGTGCCGGGCCGCGGCGCGAGGTGCCGGTCGGCGAGTTTGGCGGTCTGGGTACGGGCGGGGTCGATGACGACGAGCTTGCCGCCGCGCTTGCGCAACGCGCGCAGCTTGCCCGGGAAATCGGCGGCGGTGGCCAGGCTGCCGTTGGACACCATCGGGTTCGCGCCGATGATCACCAGATAGTCGGTGCGATCCAGGTCGGGCACGGTGAACGCGACCGGGCTGCCGAACATCAGCCCCAGCGCGACGTGCTTGGGCATCTGATCCAGCGTGCTGGCGCTGAACACCTGCCGGGTGCCCAGACCGCGGATGATCAGCGGCGCGTACAGGCTGCCTGCGATGGTGTGCGCATTCGGGTTGCCGAGGTAGACCCCGACCGAGGTGCCACCATGCTCGCCGATCACGGCGCCGAGGCGCTCGGTGACGACGGCGTACGCCTCGTCCCAGGTGGCCTCGGTCAGCACGCCGTCCCGCCGGATCAGCGGCCGGGTCAGCCGGTCGGGATCGTTGTCGAGTTCGCCGAAGCTGGCGCCCTTCGGACAGATGAATCCCGCGCTGAACACGTCGTCGCGATCACCGCGGGCGGCGGTCACCTGGCCGTCCGAGATGGTCAGGGTCAGGCCGCAGGTGGCCTCGCAGAACGGGCAGATCCGAAGGGCCGTGCGGGTATCAGCCATGCCCCGAATTGTGCGCCGCTTAGGGCGATTCGTACACCTTCGGTTCGAGGGTGCCGATGTAGGGCAGGTCGCGGTAGCGCTCGGCGAAGTCCAGGCCGTACCCGACGACGAACTCGTTGGGGATGTCGAAACCCACGTAGGCGACGTCGAGTTCGGTCTTGACGGCCTCGGGCTTGCGCAGCAGCGTGCAGACCCGCAGCGAGCGGGGGTGACGGGTGGCCAGGTTGCGCAGCAACCACGACAGGGTGAGCCCCGAGTCGATGATGTCCTCGACGATCAGCACGTCGCGGTCATTGATGTCGCGGTCGAGATCTTTGAGGATGCGCACCACACCCGAGGACGACGTGGACGAGCCGTACGAGCTGACCGCCATGAACTCCAGCTGCGTGGGCAGCGGGATGGTCCTGGCCAGATCGGTGACGAACATGACCGCGCCCTTGAGCACGGTGACCAACAGCAGGTCGTCGTTACCCAGATTGTCTCGGTACTGCTCGGCGATCATCTCGGCGAGTTCGACGGTGCGGGTCCGGATCTGCTCCTCGGACAACAGCACCGATTTGATGTCTCCCGCATACAGCTCGGCAGAGTCGACAGCCACCCGAACAGCGTGCCATGCGAGTGGTCCGCTTTCCAACGCGGATCGCTAGACGGGTTCGGTGTGCATCACGAGCACGCCGCCGCGCCGCGCCGCGAACAACCGCTGTTTGCGCAGCCCGGACCCGACGGCCACACCGCCCTGTCCGCGCCAAGCTGTCACCAGCCGGTCCACCGCCCGGATCTGGATGTCGGTCAGATCACACGCGCCGCCATCCAGCAACCAGGCCCGGATCACCCGGCGCCGCAGCGCGTCGGGCAGCGGACCCAAGCGGGCAGGGTCAAGACCGCCGGCCTCCATGCGCGCCTCGGTAAGGGCCTCGGCCGCGAGAGCGTCGAGCGTCTCGGTGTCCTCGCGCAGGGCGATCGCGGTACGGGCCAGCGCCTCGGCCACCCCGCCGCCGAGCACGTCCTCCAGCAGCGGCAGCACCTCGTGGCGCAGCCGGACCCTGGTGAACCGGCGGTCGGCGTTGTGGGGGTCCTGCCACGGAGTGAGGCCGAGCTCGGCGCACACGGCGTGCGTCAGTGTGCGACGAACGCCGAGCAGCGGCCGGTGCCACGGTGGATCATGAGGGCGCATACCGGCGATCGAGCGGGCACCCGATCCGCGGCCCAGACCCAGCAGCACCGTCTCGGCCTGATCGTCGAGCGTGTGCCCGAGCAGCACCGGGGCGCCGTCACGCGCCGCGTCGAGTGCGGCGTAGCGGGCCTGGCGCGCCGCGGCCTCCGGCCCGCCGATCCGACCGACGTCCACGGAAAGAACATGCGCCGCAACACACCCCAGCGACAAAGCCTGCCTGCGAGCAGTGTCGGCGACGGTGTCCGAACCGGCTTGCAGCCGGTGGTCGACGATCAGCGCGGTCGTAGGCCGCAGGCCGGCTGCGACGGCGGCCAGCGCCAGCGAGTCCGGGCCGCCCGACAGTGCCACACACCAGGCCGGACCGTCGACGCCGTGGACCGAGGCCTCGACCACTTGCCGCAGCGCGGCTACAGCACCCGTTCGATCCATCGTTGCGGTTCGTCGATCTCGTGGGGTTGCGGCAGGGTGTCGGGGCCGGACCAGATGGTGTTGAAGCGGGCCATCCCGACTTCTCCCACCACATGGTCGACGAACGCCTTGCCCCGGGTGTACTGACTGAGCTTGGCGTCGAATCCCAGCAGCGCGCGGACCACCCGCTGCAGCGGCGGTTGCTTACGCTGCCTGCGGTCGTCGAAGCGGCGCCGGATGGTCGAGACCGTCGGCACCACCGCCGGGCCGACGGCATCCATCACGTGATCGGCGTGCCCTTCCAGCAGGGTTCCCAGCACCAACAGCTGATCGAGCGCCCGACGCTGCGGCTCGGCCTGCACCGCGCGCATCAGCCCGAGCACTCCACTCGAGTTCGGATCCGGCTCCGACCCGTTGCGCTGACTGCGGACGAACTGCGCGAGCCGCCCCACCACCTCGGTGACGTCCTCGCCGGCGTCTTGGGTGAGCACGGCCAGCGACTGCGACATGTGGTCGGCCAACCAGGGATTGGCGCGGAACTGCACCCGGTGGGTGACCTCGTGCAGGCACACCCACAGCCGGAAATCAGCTGGGGTGACCCGCAATTGGCGCTCTACCGCGATGACGTTGGGATACACCAGCAACAGTTCGCCGCCGTTCGGGGCGAACGGATCGTACTGACCGAGGATGCCCGAGGAGATGAACGCCAGTACCGCACCGGTCTGCGCGCCGGTAACCCGTCCGGTGATGAATCCCGGCTTGGGCGTGTCACTTTCGTCACCGGGCTGAATGCCGGTGGTCATCACCCGCATCGACCGCGTAGCCGCCCGGATCCACGCGGGACGGTCGACCACGCGGGCCTCGGGCACCTCGGCACCCTCGATCAGGCCCGTCACCTCGCGCACCGGCAGCTCGGCAGCCTTCGAACTCTCCGACAGCTGCTCGATCACCTGGCTACGGGTGTAGTCACTGGCTGCCGGGGCCGGCCGGGCCAGCTTCGCCCCGACCGTCGCGGCGAAATCCCAGTCGACCGCGCGGCCCGCGGTCATCTCGACCCGGTCGGTCACGTGCCACATCCGCACGACCGCAGTACCGCGGCCAGCTCGTCGATCGCGGTGCGCCCGGTGGGCCCGGCGTTGTTGGAGATCAGCGCGAACGTGAGCACCCGCCCGCTGTCGTCGGTGACGATGCCTGCCAGCGCATTGGTCCCGGTCAATGACCCGGTCTTGGCCCGCAGCCAGCCCGCGG
Above is a window of Mycolicibacterium boenickei DNA encoding:
- a CDS encoding zinc-dependent metalloprotease produces the protein MWHVTDRVEMTAGRAVDWDFAATVGAKLARPAPAASDYTRSQVIEQLSESSKAAELPVREVTGLIEGAEVPEARVVDRPAWIRAATRSMRVMTTGIQPGDESDTPKPGFITGRVTGAQTGAVLAFISSGILGQYDPFAPNGGELLLVYPNVIAVERQLRVTPADFRLWVCLHEVTHRVQFRANPWLADHMSQSLAVLTQDAGEDVTEVVGRLAQFVRSQRNGSEPDPNSSGVLGLMRAVQAEPQRRALDQLLVLGTLLEGHADHVMDAVGPAVVPTVSTIRRRFDDRRQRKQPPLQRVVRALLGFDAKLSQYTRGKAFVDHVVGEVGMARFNTIWSGPDTLPQPHEIDEPQRWIERVL